A stretch of the Bacillaceae bacterium S4-13-56 genome encodes the following:
- a CDS encoding alpha/beta hydrolase, which translates to MKKKLIIISAIVIAILVGAYGAVGNYFYNYALDANDEKEFLEGNPHLAESSAVLTEVAEAAELEDDKFKKEHPPTSMYITSNDKLKLKLHANLYQNRDSNSKWAIVAHGYTSSAASMTRWVRNFYDQGYNVLAPNLRGHGESEGDYIGMGWHGRLDMLQWIDEIVKKDPDAEILLFGISMGGATVMMTSGEELPPNVKVIVEDCGYSSVSDVFIYQLDDLFGLPEFPVINAANTVTKIRAGYDLYEASAVKQVAKSGLPMLFIHGDADTFVPYEMLDEVYNAAPVEKEKLVIKGAGHGEAEKVDPELYWSTIWNFVGNYIE; encoded by the coding sequence ATGAAAAAGAAACTAATAATAATATCAGCTATTGTGATTGCTATTTTGGTGGGTGCTTATGGGGCTGTGGGAAATTACTTTTATAATTATGCCTTGGATGCAAACGATGAAAAGGAATTTTTAGAGGGGAATCCGCATTTAGCGGAGAGTTCAGCGGTCTTGACTGAAGTGGCTGAGGCTGCGGAGTTGGAGGATGATAAGTTTAAAAAGGAACATCCTCCTACATCAATGTATATCACCTCCAATGACAAACTCAAATTGAAGCTTCACGCCAATCTCTACCAGAATAGGGACAGTAATTCGAAGTGGGCTATTGTAGCACATGGATACACAAGCAGCGCTGCCTCGATGACACGTTGGGTTCGAAATTTTTATGATCAGGGATACAACGTGTTGGCGCCAAACCTTCGTGGGCATGGTGAAAGTGAAGGAGATTATATTGGAATGGGGTGGCATGGTCGACTAGACATGCTTCAATGGATTGATGAAATTGTGAAGAAAGATCCTGACGCTGAGATCCTATTATTTGGAATTTCTATGGGGGGCGCCACAGTTATGATGACATCAGGAGAAGAACTTCCGCCTAATGTGAAGGTAATTGTAGAAGATTGCGGCTACTCTTCTGTAAGTGATGTATTTATTTATCAATTGGATGACTTATTTGGACTACCTGAATTTCCAGTCATCAACGCAGCAAATACAGTCACGAAAATTCGTGCAGGCTACGATTTGTATGAAGCGTCTGCGGTAAAACAGGTGGCTAAAAGTGGACTCCCAATGCTATTTATCCATGGTGATGCAGACACATTTGTTCCTTATGAAATGTTAGATGAAGTTTATAACGCTGCACCAGTGGAAAAAGAAAAGCTCGTCATTAAAGGTGCAGGTCACGGAGAAGCAGAAAAGGTAGATCCAGAATTATATTGGTCTACCATCTGGAACTTTGTAGGGAATTATATCGAATAG
- a CDS encoding MFS transporter: MRFRDFHPNIKLRIIFGFFSEIIGSMIFPFMAIYFAVHFGEKLTGILLILNILVGALVGFYGGYLSDIMGRKKLMLIANFIRVASLIVMTIANSPWFVSPELTFLMFLVGSICWGIEGPAMDAMLIDVSKPAERKLMYSIMYWSANLSIAIGGAVGAFLFEDYLFYLFIGMTSVSIVILFVLIFFIKESYVPQKAKDEGKSMKKLQVFTGIFQSYKTVAKDKIFILFVIAGLFVQSLEFQLTNYIAVRLHDDMPDQNVFQWTIDGLRMTGILRTENTILVVIFAALITKLIHKYKDKHVYLISIVLFTIGYTAISYFDNIWILFIAMIIATLGELMRVPVQQSYLAAIPPDDKRSSYMAVNAFTYQGSMILASLSVTLGAYLNKETMSIFLLITGAIGFIIINRIVPALEERVREQNEVAETA, translated from the coding sequence ATGCGATTTAGAGATTTTCATCCAAATATAAAACTACGAATTATTTTTGGGTTTTTTAGTGAAATAATTGGGAGTATGATTTTTCCGTTTATGGCGATTTATTTTGCCGTGCATTTCGGAGAGAAACTAACTGGAATTTTATTGATTTTAAATATTTTGGTTGGGGCATTGGTAGGGTTCTATGGTGGTTATTTATCGGACATCATGGGGCGAAAAAAACTGATGTTGATTGCTAATTTTATAAGGGTAGCGTCACTTATTGTGATGACAATTGCCAATTCACCTTGGTTTGTATCCCCTGAACTAACTTTTTTAATGTTTTTAGTGGGAAGTATTTGTTGGGGGATTGAGGGTCCAGCTATGGATGCAATGTTGATTGATGTAAGTAAACCGGCAGAACGAAAGCTTATGTATTCCATTATGTATTGGTCTGCCAACTTGTCCATTGCCATTGGGGGAGCAGTTGGAGCATTCTTGTTTGAAGACTACCTTTTCTATTTATTTATTGGAATGACGAGTGTGTCTATTGTTATCTTGTTTGTCCTTATTTTCTTTATAAAAGAGAGTTATGTTCCTCAGAAGGCTAAAGATGAAGGGAAGAGCATGAAAAAACTTCAAGTCTTTACTGGAATTTTTCAAAGTTATAAAACTGTAGCAAAAGACAAAATCTTTATCTTGTTCGTCATTGCGGGGTTATTTGTACAGTCATTAGAATTTCAGTTGACCAATTATATCGCAGTTCGTCTCCATGACGATATGCCAGATCAAAATGTTTTCCAATGGACGATAGATGGATTGCGAATGACCGGGATTTTACGAACAGAAAATACCATTCTTGTAGTAATTTTTGCAGCGTTAATAACTAAATTGATCCATAAGTATAAGGATAAGCATGTTTATCTAATTTCCATTGTGCTATTCACCATTGGATACACGGCAATTAGTTATTTTGATAATATTTGGATTCTATTTATAGCTATGATTATTGCTACTCTTGGAGAGTTAATGCGTGTTCCTGTACAACAGAGTTATCTGGCGGCAATCCCTCCAGATGATAAACGAAGCAGTTATATGGCTGTTAATGCTTTCACCTATCAAGGATCCATGATTTTGGCTTCACTTTCGGTTACGTTAGGAGCTTATTTAAACAAAGAAACGATGAGTATATTTTTGCTTATTACGGGTGCTATCGGTTTTATTATAATTAATAGAATCGTTCCGGCTTTAGAGGAAAGAGTTAGAGAACAGAATGAGGTAGCTGAAACAGCATAG
- a CDS encoding proline iminopeptidase-family hydrolase, whose protein sequence is MEFREGYIDVTGGKVWYRVHNKHSREIPVIVLHGGPGSSHWSLQGLRKLADERPVIFYDQLGCGKSDRSEDTSLWNLDRFVEELYQIKEALELSNFHILGHSWGTTLAVAYYLKHPEGVKSIIFSSPCLSAPLWARDQEKNIEKLPLDVQLTLRECEENGNTDSDEYKAAVEVFAKEFISRLEERPDWLNEGRKYRNPEIYNIMWGPSEFHVKGNLKDFDCTDRLNEISIPTLYTCGRYDEATPESTEYFSRLTPGSSFRVFENSAHMAYLEDGEEYEQVMREFLRG, encoded by the coding sequence ATAGAATTTCGCGAAGGATATATTGACGTAACAGGCGGTAAGGTATGGTATCGAGTTCATAACAAACATTCGAGGGAAATACCAGTGATTGTATTACATGGGGGACCCGGCTCTTCTCATTGGTCACTACAGGGATTAAGAAAACTTGCAGATGAGCGCCCTGTTATTTTTTATGACCAGTTAGGGTGTGGTAAATCAGATCGATCTGAAGATACATCCTTATGGAATCTAGACCGATTTGTAGAAGAGTTGTACCAAATAAAAGAAGCTCTAGAATTGAGCAATTTTCATATTTTGGGACACTCTTGGGGGACAACCCTAGCTGTAGCGTATTATTTGAAACATCCAGAAGGAGTAAAGAGTATTATCTTTTCTAGTCCTTGTTTGAGTGCACCACTGTGGGCAAGGGATCAAGAAAAAAACATAGAAAAATTACCTTTAGATGTGCAACTTACCTTAAGAGAATGTGAAGAAAACGGGAATACGGATTCCGATGAATATAAAGCAGCTGTTGAAGTATTTGCAAAAGAGTTTATTTCTCGGTTAGAGGAAAGACCGGACTGGTTAAATGAAGGAAGAAAATATAGAAACCCGGAAATCTATAACATAATGTGGGGGCCTTCTGAATTTCATGTTAAGGGAAATCTGAAGGATTTTGATTGTACAGACCGGTTGAATGAAATATCTATTCCGACCCTGTATACATGCGGCCGCTACGACGAGGCTACACCAGAATCCACAGAATACTTCAGCCGTCTCACACCAGGCAGTAGTTTTCGCGTATTCGAAAACAGCGCACACATGGCCTATTTAGAAGATGGAGAAGAATATGAGCAGGTAATGAGAGAGTTTCTACGAGGATAA
- a CDS encoding DUF6508 domain-containing protein produces the protein MFTKEQITEHINYFNDNRIKFVKWKSGEKKEDGVLTIGYPIYDEGFRKFVDDCYKADVLDGNYLHNVEKVCEENLIPMNYIESADKDLLQSILTYYIRQERFCEGLWATAIEKKVFLRILVRLEELLGK, from the coding sequence ATGTTCACAAAAGAACAGATCACCGAACATATTAATTATTTTAATGATAACAGGATAAAGTTTGTAAAATGGAAGTCTGGTGAAAAGAAGGAAGATGGAGTCTTAACCATTGGCTATCCAATTTATGATGAGGGCTTTCGCAAATTTGTAGATGATTGCTATAAGGCTGATGTGCTTGATGGCAACTATCTTCACAATGTGGAAAAGGTTTGTGAGGAAAATTTAATTCCGATGAACTATATTGAATCAGCAGATAAGGATTTGCTTCAATCTATATTAACCTATTACATTAGGCAGGAGCGCTTTTGTGAAGGCCTTTGGGCAACTGCTATAGAGAAAAAAGTATTTTTAAGGATTTTAGTAAGATTAGAAGAATTGCTTGGGAAATAA
- a CDS encoding SE1832 family protein yields the protein MTKLEIKNKIAEVKSDYTRIMADLEKLDSVGGNTLNAERQLEQLENELAELNKKLAILQK from the coding sequence ATGACGAAATTAGAAATCAAAAATAAGATTGCAGAAGTTAAATCTGATTACACACGAATCATGGCGGATCTAGAAAAGCTGGATTCTGTTGGTGGGAATACCTTGAATGCGGAGAGGCAGCTAGAACAGTTGGAAAATGAATTGGCTGAATTAAATAAGAAGCTTGCTATTCTACAAAAGTGA
- a CDS encoding stage VI sporulation protein F, with the protein MDDFSKKIEKKTGVKMDELMQVAQSIKGSDLQDEKSIRRLVRKISKLAGKKVSKEKEDRIVDTLVNNKKKINSNTISKMLK; encoded by the coding sequence ATGGACGACTTTTCAAAGAAAATCGAGAAAAAAACTGGTGTAAAAATGGATGAATTAATGCAGGTTGCACAATCTATTAAAGGGTCAGATTTACAAGATGAAAAATCAATTAGGAGATTAGTGAGAAAGATTTCTAAATTAGCAGGAAAAAAGGTATCAAAAGAAAAAGAAGATAGGATTGTCGATACGCTAGTAAACAATAAGAAGAAAATTAATTCAAATACTATTTCTAAAATGCTTAAGTAG
- a CDS encoding YjcZ family sporulation protein gives MGYGGGNDFILLVILFILLIIVGSAYYGGGAY, from the coding sequence ATGGGATACGGAGGAGGAAATGACTTCATTTTACTAGTGATTCTGTTCATATTGTTAATTATCGTTGGTAGCGCCTACTATGGCGGAGGAGCTTACTAA
- the phoU gene encoding phosphate signaling complex protein PhoU, whose product MQVRKNFEMELEQQKQALLKMVEFSNKMLVDSVEALRTQNLELAQQVIDFDKQLNQMEIDVNDKAIQIIVKEGPVAKDLRKVIVSLKISSDVERIGDLAVNIAKSTLIIGKEPLVAEITEIPRVIEIIKDMLHKSVSAFNYEDVSIAKYVADQDDKVDEYYGKFLQEMITLFKLYPNNTNQILQLSFICRYIERIGDHITNIAENIVYLVKGKRYDLD is encoded by the coding sequence ATGCAAGTAAGGAAAAACTTTGAAATGGAACTTGAGCAGCAAAAACAAGCATTATTAAAAATGGTTGAGTTTTCAAATAAGATGCTTGTCGATTCAGTTGAAGCATTGCGTACCCAGAATCTTGAATTAGCCCAACAAGTTATCGATTTTGACAAACAATTAAATCAGATGGAAATTGATGTAAATGATAAGGCGATTCAAATTATTGTGAAGGAAGGACCAGTGGCTAAGGATTTACGCAAAGTCATTGTATCTTTAAAAATCTCTTCTGATGTTGAAAGAATTGGTGACTTAGCAGTAAATATTGCGAAATCTACTCTTATCATTGGGAAAGAGCCTTTGGTGGCTGAAATTACGGAAATACCAAGGGTTATTGAAATTATAAAAGACATGCTTCATAAGTCCGTTAGTGCTTTTAATTATGAAGATGTATCCATTGCAAAATATGTAGCTGATCAAGATGATAAGGTTGATGAGTATTACGGTAAGTTTTTACAGGAAATGATTACTTTATTCAAACTTTATCCAAACAACACGAATCAAATTCTGCAACTCTCTTTCATTTGCAGATATATCGAGCGAATTGGAGATCACATTACTAACATTGCTGAAAACATTGTTTATTTAGTAAAGGGAAAACGATACGATTTAGATTAA
- the pstB gene encoding phosphate ABC transporter ATP-binding protein PstB: protein MENETQKFVYDTQDLNLWYGADQALHSINLKIPQNQVTAIIGPSGCGKSTYIKTLNRMVELIPTVKTSGQILYRGKNIFDIRVEELRTHVGMVFQKPNPFPKSIYDNVIYGPRIHGIKDKKTLDSIVEKSLRGAAIWDEVKDRLNENAYGLSGGQQQRLCIARCLAIEPDVILMDEPTSALDPISTLKVEELVQQLKKDFSIIIVTHNMQQAARISDKTAFFLSGEVIEFDQTDRLFSNPTDKRTEDYITGRFG, encoded by the coding sequence ATGGAAAATGAAACGCAAAAATTTGTATACGATACACAGGATCTAAATTTATGGTATGGTGCTGATCAAGCCTTACACAGCATTAATTTAAAAATCCCTCAGAATCAGGTTACGGCAATAATTGGTCCTTCGGGATGTGGTAAATCAACCTACATTAAAACACTAAATCGGATGGTAGAACTTATCCCTACTGTAAAAACAAGTGGACAAATCCTTTATCGCGGAAAAAATATATTTGATATCAGAGTTGAAGAACTTCGTACCCATGTTGGAATGGTATTTCAAAAGCCAAATCCTTTCCCGAAATCCATTTATGATAATGTGATTTACGGTCCTCGTATTCATGGAATCAAGGATAAAAAGACGTTGGATTCTATCGTGGAAAAGAGCTTACGTGGTGCAGCGATTTGGGATGAAGTAAAAGACCGCTTAAATGAAAACGCCTATGGGTTGTCTGGCGGACAACAGCAGCGTTTGTGTATCGCTCGTTGTTTAGCAATTGAGCCTGATGTTATTTTAATGGATGAACCAACATCAGCTCTAGATCCAATTTCTACTCTTAAGGTTGAAGAACTCGTTCAACAGTTAAAAAAGGATTTCAGCATCATTATTGTCACTCATAATATGCAACAAGCAGCAAGAATTTCGGACAAAACAGCCTTTTTCCTAAGTGGAGAAGTCATCGAATTTGATCAAACGGATCGTTTATTTTCAAACCCTACTGATAAAAGAACAGAAGACTATATCACTGGACGATTCGGATAA
- the pstA gene encoding phosphate ABC transporter permease PstA, producing the protein MKQVDTTLVRKKMNSRLFLNQAMKYLFFSLTIFALVVLAILIYRVFSQSIGWIDFQFLSDKLSLNPDKAGIKGVIAGTIGLMIVVGPVTMALGIGTAIYLEEYARRGKLQSFIQMNISNLAGVPSVIFGLLGLTVFSRLFNLGSSILAGGLTMSLLVLPIVVVASQEALRAVPGFLREASYGMGATKWQTIKNVVLPAALPGILTGFILSLSRAIGETAPLVVLGIPALIMPVPNSLMDDFTVLPIQIYYWTLDSVLTAEYANLASATIVVLLIILFLMNSVAIIIRNKFQKRF; encoded by the coding sequence ATGAAGCAGGTAGATACCACTTTAGTTCGGAAAAAAATGAATTCACGACTATTCTTAAATCAAGCGATGAAATATTTATTTTTTTCCCTTACTATTTTCGCACTCGTTGTTTTAGCTATTTTAATCTATCGTGTTTTTTCTCAAAGCATCGGTTGGATAGACTTTCAATTCCTCTCTGATAAACTTTCCTTAAATCCAGATAAAGCAGGTATTAAAGGAGTCATCGCTGGGACGATCGGTTTAATGATTGTAGTAGGTCCCGTAACGATGGCGTTAGGAATTGGAACGGCAATTTACCTAGAAGAGTACGCCAGAAGAGGAAAACTACAATCCTTTATCCAAATGAATATTTCTAATCTTGCCGGTGTACCATCTGTTATATTCGGCTTATTAGGTCTTACCGTATTTTCGAGATTGTTCAATTTAGGCTCAAGCATTTTAGCTGGTGGACTAACCATGTCCCTTCTTGTTCTTCCAATAGTTGTAGTAGCTAGTCAAGAAGCGCTTCGTGCAGTACCAGGCTTTTTAAGAGAAGCTTCTTATGGGATGGGTGCAACAAAATGGCAAACGATCAAAAATGTTGTTTTGCCAGCAGCCTTACCTGGGATCTTAACAGGATTTATTCTTTCACTCTCTCGTGCCATTGGGGAAACAGCTCCCCTAGTCGTTCTAGGAATACCAGCATTAATCATGCCTGTTCCTAATAGCCTAATGGATGACTTTACAGTACTGCCTATTCAAATTTATTATTGGACGTTAGATTCAGTATTAACAGCGGAGTATGCAAACTTAGCATCAGCAACGATTGTTGTCCTACTAATTATTTTGTTCTTAATGAATTCGGTCGCAATTATTATCCGGAATAAATTTCAAAAAAGGTTTTAG